A single window of Nakaseomyces glabratus chromosome G, complete sequence DNA harbors:
- the VAS1 gene encoding valine--tRNA ligase (CAGL0G03091g~Ortholog(s) have valine-tRNA ligase activity, role in valyl-tRNA aminoacylation and cytosol, mitochondrion localization) has protein sequence MSRRLLSLTHNCFRYQQKFHVSLLSPVNNSIWKSHFYNQKRYFRMSDLDNLPPVDPKTGEVIINPLKEDGTEKTPKEIEKEKKKAEKLLKFAAKQAKKKAASNAGGNSEKKEKKKAKKEVEPIPAFVDATVPGEKKILVSLDDPALKAYNPANVESSWYDWWVKSGAFDPEFTADGKVKPEGLFCIPAPPPNVTGALHIGHALTIAIQDSLIRYNRMKGKTVLFLPGFDHAGIATQSVVEKQLWAKEKKTRHDFGRTKFVEKVWEWKEEYHQRIKNQIKFLGASYDWNREAFTLDPQLSKSVVEAFVRLHDDGTIYRAARLVNWSVKLNTAISNLEVENKDVKGRTLLSVPNYDEKVEFGVLTSFAYPVADSDEKLVIATTRPETIFGDTAIAVHPDDARYKHLHGKFVQHPFLPRKLPIICDSEAVDMEFGTGAVKITPAHDQNDYNTGKRHNLEFINILTDDGLLNENCGPEWQGMKRFDARKKVIEDMKKLNLYIGQEDNEMTIPTCSRSGDIIEPLLKPQWWVAQGEMAKDAIKAVKNGEIKIAPKSSEAEYFHWLENIQDWCISRQLWWGHRCPVYFIDIEGQENDRNDGNYWVAGRDLAEAETKAKAKFPDAKFTLHQDEDVLDTWFSSGLWPFSTLGWPDKTKDMEDFYPFSMLETGWDILFFWVTRMILLGIKLTGSVPFNEVFCHSLVRDAQGRKMSKSLGNVVDPLDVITGIKLEDLHAKLLMGNLDPREVEKAKLGQKESYPNGIPQCGTDAMRFALCAYTTGGRDINLDILRVEGYRKFCNKIYQATKFALMRLGDDYVPPAKEGLSGNESLVEKWILHKLTKTSQTVNDALEKRDFLTSTSAIYEFWYLICDVYIENSKHLIQEGSDLEKKSARDTLYILLDNALKLIHPFMPFISEEMWQRIPKRSTETVNTIVRASYPVYQKVYDDEKSAASYELVLDITKEARSLLAEYNILKEGKVFVESDHTESFETAQSQKDSIVSLIKAINEVDVVRSASEIPEGCVLKAVNPQVNVHLLVKGHIDIDAEIAKVEKKIEKARKTKQGIEQIINGKDYDTKANEQAKEANKVRLENSIADIEGFETTIENLKRLKL, from the coding sequence ATGAGTAGGCGATTGTTATCTCTAACTCATAATTGCTTTAGATATCAACAGAAATTCCACGTATCTTTACTTTCTCCGGTAAATAATAGTATTTGGAAGAGTCATTTTTACAATCAAAAGAGATACTTCAGAATGAGTGACTTGGATAACTTACCACCTGTTGATCCAAAGACAGGTGAGGTTATTATTAACCCATTGAAAGAAGATGGTACAGAGAAGACACCTAAGGAGATTgaaaaggagaagaagaaggccGAAAAGCTTTTAAAGTTTGCTGCCAAGCAagccaagaagaaagctGCTAGCAACGCTGGTGGTAACAGTgaaaagaaggagaagaagaaggctAAGAAGGAAGTTGAGCCAATTCCAGCATTTGTTGATGCCACTGTCCCAGGTGAAAAGAAGATTTTGGTTTCCTTGGATGATCCAGCTTTGAAGGCTTACAACCCAGCTAATGTTGAGAGTTCATGGTATGACTGGTGGGTTAAGAGCGGTGCTTTTGACCCAGAATTTACTGCTGACGGTAAGGTTAAACCAGAAGGTCTTTTCTGTATTCCAGCCCCACCACCAAATGTTACCGGTGCCTTACATATTGGGCATGCTTTGACAATTGCTATCCAAGATTCACTAATCAGATATAACAGAATGAAAGGTAAGACTGTCCTTTTCTTGCCTGGTTTTGATCACGCTGGTATTGCTACACAATCTGTTGTTGAAAAACAACTTTGGGCtaaggagaagaagactAGACATGATTTTGGTAGAACTAAGTTTGTTGAGAAAGTTTGGGAATGGAAAGAAGAATACCATCAAAGAATTAAGAACCAAATTAAATTCTTGGGTGCTTCCTACGATTGGAACCGTGAAGCTTTTACTCTAGATCCACAACTATCCAAGTCTGTTGTCGAAGCCTTCGTTAGACTACACGATGATGGTACCATCTACCGTGCTGCTAGATTAGTTAACTGGTCTGTTAAATTAAACACTGCTATCTCTAACTTGGAAGTTGAAAACAAGGACGTCAAGGGTAGAACCCTATTGTCTGTTCCAAACTATGATGAAAAGGTTGAATTTGGTGTATTGACCTCTTTTGCTTATCCAGTTGCTGACTCTGATGAAAAACTGGTCATTGCTACCACCAGACCTGAAACCATATTTGGTGATACCGCCATCGCTGTTCACCCAGACGATGCTCGTTACAAACATCTACATGGTAAATTTGTTCAGCATCCCTTCTTGCCAAGAAAGTTACCAATTATTTGTGATAGCGAAGCTGTTGACATGGAGTTCGGTACTGGTGCCGTTAAGATTACCCCAGCTCATGACCAAAACGATTACAACACTGGTAAACGTCACAACTTGGAATTCATCAACATTTTGACTGATGATGGTTTGCTGAACGAAAACTGTGGTCCAGAATGGCAAGGTATGAAGAGATTCGATGCTAGAAAGAAGGTTATCGAAGATATGAAGAAGCTAAATCTATACATTGGTCAAGAAGACAATGAAATGACTATACCAACATGTTCCAGATCCGGTGATATCATCGAACCTTTGTTGAAACCTCAATGGTGGGTCGCCCAAGGTGAGATGGCTAAGGATGCCATTAAGGCTGTTAAAAATGGTGAAATTAAGATTGCACCAAAATCATCTGAAGCTGAATACTTCCATTGGTTGGAAAACATTCAAGACTGGTGTATTTCCAGACAACTGTGGTGGGGTCACCGTTGTCCTGTCTATTTTATTGACATCGAAGGCCAAGAAAATGATAGAAATGATGGCAACTACTGGGTTGCTGGTAGAGATCTTGCCGAAGCTGAAACCAAAGCAAAGGCTAAGTTCCCAGATGCCAAGTTCACTCTACAtcaagatgaagatgtgCTAGACACTTGGTTCTCTTCTGGTTTATGGCCATTCTCTACTCTAGGCTGGCCAGATAAGACCAAGGATATGGAAGACTTCTACCCATTCTCCATGCTAGAAACTGGTTGGGATATTCTATTCTTCTGGGTTACCAGAATGATTTTGCTAGGTATCAAACTGACAGGTTCTGTTCCTTTCAATGAAGTTTTCTGCCACTCTTTGGTTCGTGATGCCCAGGGCCGTAAGATGTCCAAATCTTTAGGTAACGTTGTCGATCCACTTGATGTTATTACCGGTATCAAACTTGAAGACTTACACGCTAAGCTATTAATGGGTAACTTAGATCCAAGAGAAGTTGAGAAAGCTAAGCTGGGACAAAAGGAATCTTATCCAAACGGTATTCCTCAATGTGGTACCGATGCTATGAGATTTGCCCTTTGTGCCTACACCACTGGTGGTCGTGATATTAACTTGGACATTTTGCGTGTTGAAGGTTACAGAAAGTTCTGTAACAAGATTTATCAAGCTACTAAGTTTGCTTTGATGAGACTTGGTGATGACTACGTTCCACCAGCCAAGGAAGGTTTGTCCGGAAACGAGTCATTGGTCGAAAAGTGGATCTTACATAAGTTGACAAAGACTTCTCAAACTGTGAATGATGCACTTGAAAAGCGTGACTTCTTGACATCTACTAGCGCTATTTACGAATTCTGGTATTTGATTTGTGATGTTTACATCGAAAACTCTAAGCACCTAATTCAAGAAGGTTCCGATCTCGAAAAGAAGTCAGCAAGAGACACTCTATACATTCTATTGGACAATGCCTTGAAGTTAATTCATCCATTTATGCCATTCATTTCTGAGGAAATGTGGCAACGTATACCTAAGCGCTCTACTGAAACTGTTAACACAATTGTGAGAGCTTCTTATCCAGTATACCAAAAAGTATACGATGACGAGAAATCTGCTGCCAGCTACGAATTGGTACTTGACATTACTAAGGAGGCTCGTTCATTGTTAGCTGAGTACAACATTTTGAAGGAAGGTAAGGTGTTTGTTGAATCTGATCATACTGAGTCATTTGAAACTGCTCAATCCCAAAAGGACTCTATTGTCTCTTTGATTAAGGCTATCAATGAGGTTGATGTTGTTCGTTCCGCCTCTGAGATTCCAGAAGGCTGTGTTTTGAAGGCTGTGAACCCACAAGTAAATGTCCATCTATTAGTAAAGGGTCACATTGATATTGATGCTGAAATTGCAAAGGTTGAAAAGAAGATCGAAAAGGCTAGAAAGACTAAGCAAGGTATTGAACAAATTATCAACGGTAAAGATTACGATACTAAGGCCAATGAACAAGCCAAGGAAGCTAACAAGGTCAGATTAGAGAACTCTATCGCTGACATTGAAGGTTTTGAAACTACTATCGAAAACTTGAAACGTCTAAAGTTGTAG
- the RRP46 gene encoding exosome non-catalytic core subunit RRP46 (CAGL0G03113g~Ortholog(s) have role in exonucleolytic trimming to generate mature 3'-end of 5.8S rRNA from tricistronic rRNA transcript (SSU-rRNA, 5.8S rRNA and LSU-rRNA), more) → MSQDIVVELGLLSEVDGSAKLLMNSTNVLCAVTGPVEPKARQELPTEMALEVIVRPAKGVPTPREKYLEDKIRAIFTPLITRHKYPRQLCQITCQIMEAGENEQLHNQKELSACVNSALLALVNAGVALNDLAAAVTIAVIDDQSQENKAQYIIGPSDEELEKSSSVHTIAMEVGDNGKKVKRVLLIESNGIFNDKVIFDILELSESACLNLCSNWRGVLTKHIQKELDLQSS, encoded by the coding sequence ATGAGTCAAGATATCGTAGTTGAATTAGGATTATTATCTGAGGTTGATGGATCTGCCAAATTATTAATGAACTCCACAAATGTATTGTGTGCAGTTACAGGACCTGTTGAACCTAAGGCGCGTCAGGAACTTCCTACAGAAATGGCATTAGAAGTTATAGTTAGGCCTGCCAAAGGTGTTCCAACGCCTAGAGAGAAATACTTGGAAGATAAAATACGTGCCATTTTTACTCCGTTGATAACTAGACATAAGTACCCTAGACAGCTATGTCAAATAACCTGTCAGATAATGGAAGCTGGTGAGAATGAGCAGTTACATAATCAGAAAGAACTTTCGGCATGTGTGAATTCTGCATTATTGGCTCTGGTAAACGCTGGTGTTGCGTTAAATGACCTGGCGGCAGCTGTTACAATTGCAGTGATTGACGATCAAAGCCAAGAAAACAAAGCACAGTATATTATAGGGCCATCTGATGAAGAGTTGGAGAAAAGTAGCTCTGTACACACTATAGCAATGGAAGTAGGTGACAATGGTAAGAAAGTAAAAAGAGTTCTGCTCATTGAAAGTAACGGTATATTTAATGATAAGGtgatatttgatatattagaaTTGAGTGAAAGTGCATGTCTGAATCTCTGCTCCAACTGGAGAGGTGTTTTAACTAAACATATACAAAAAGAACTTGACTTGCAAAGTAGCTAA
- the TPC1 gene encoding thiamine transporter TPC1 (CAGL0G03135g~Ortholog(s) have thiamine transmembrane transporter activity, role in thiamine pyrophosphate transmembrane transport and integral component of mitochondrial inner membrane localization), which produces MNKKDHLRKDEEVSTTNSLVAGSLSGLFARTCIAPLDTVKIKLQVTPHNKNANVLINILKREGIRGFWKGNVPGSIMYIIYGGAQFGSYTYIGSFLRGGLDLNISPQLYSCLVGSLAGMTSSLASYPFDVLRTRFAANSQGQLIKLRDEIMAIWSHEGLMGFFSGCGSSMINIGLNTAIMFGVYESIKIFTEERSKLSDRRDPFTLLNELAGPISGFTSKLATFPLDTVRRRIQIRNSPNEERHDREFTKDIYKSYKNRRFLGVGISMVQQEGPLSLYRGVTMSLIKSVPSTAISLWSYELFMNKLG; this is translated from the coding sequence ATGAATAAGAAAGATCACCTGAGGAAAGATGAGGAGGTTTCTACCACAAACAGTTTAGTTGCGGGGAGCTTGTCAGGTCTGTTCGCAAGAACTTGCATTGCGCCTCTAGATACAGTCAAGATTAAGTTGCAGGTTACTCCACATAACAAGAATGCCAATGTACTAATAAATATCCTGAAACGGGAAGGGATTAGAGGATTTTGGAAAGGCAATGTGCCAGGATCGATtatgtatattatatatgGTGGTGCACAATTTGGATCTTACACTTATATTGGAAGTTTTTTACGTGGTGGGTTGGATCTGAATATCTCTCCACAGCTTTATAGTTGTTTGGTAGGGTCATTGGCAGGAATGACAAGCTCCTTGGCGTCATATCCCTTTGATGTTTTACGTACTCGTTTTGCTGCCAATTCACAAGGTCAATTGATAAAGCTCAGAGACGAAATAATGGCTATTTGGAGCCACGAAGGTTTGATGGGTTTCTTTAGTGGATGCGGGTCATCCATGATAAACATAGGATTAAATACAGCAATCATGTTTGGTGTATACGAAAGCATCAAAATATTCACTGAAGAGAGGAGTAAGCTGTCAGATCGCAGAGATCCATTCACTCTACTGAACGAGCTGGCTGGCCCAATTAGTGGATTTACTTCAAAACTGGCTACCTTTCCTTTGGATACCGTGAGACGCAGAATACAGATAAGAAATTCACCCAACGAAGAACGCCACGATAGAGAATTTACCAAAGACATATACAAATCTTATAAGAACAGAAGATTTCTAGGTGTGGGAATTAGTATGGTACAACAGGAAGGTCCATTATCTTTGTACAGAGGAGTAACCATGTCATTGATAAAAAGTGTGCCAAGTACAGCAATCAGTCTGTGGAGCTATGAGCTGTTCATGAACAAGTTGGGATAA
- the PIS1 gene encoding CDP-diacylglycerol--inositol 3-phosphatidyltransferase (CAGL0G03157g~Has domain(s) with predicted phosphotransferase activity, for other substituted phosphate groups activity, role in phospholipid biosynthetic process and membrane localization): MSSTEQVTAKDVVWYIPNKIGYMRVISAIISFATMRDYPFLTMLVYGVSCLLDALDGTMARKYNQVSRLGAVLDMVTDRSTTSGLMCYLCFAYPSRIWCVFFQVLLGLDISSHYMHMYANLSGGQGSHKNVSKESSRLLHLYYTRRDVLFTICAFNEVFYGGLYFYSFPQYATVGKWLCIICLPGYIFKQVANVIQLNRAALMLAELDAKDANERAKSQ, from the coding sequence ATGTCCAGTACAGAACAGGTGACAGCTAAAGATGTTGTCTGGTATATCCCTAACAAGATTGGTTACATGAGAGTGATCTCTGCAATCATCTCATTTGCAACAATGAGGGATTATCCGTTTTTGACTATGCTTGTTTATGGTGTCTCATGCTTGCTTGATGCTTTGGATGGTACCATGGCGAGAAAGTATAACCAAGTTAGTCGACTGGGCGCTGTGTTGGATATGGTCACCGATAGATCGACAACTTCCGGTTTGATGTGTTACCTATGTTTCGCTTACCCATCTAGAATATGGTGTGTATTTTTCCAAGTCTTGTTGGGCCTTGATATTTCAAGTCATTACATGCACATGTATGCGAACTTGAGTGGTGGTCAAGGTTCCCACAAGAACGTCAGTAAGGAATCTTCAAGATTATTACACTTGTACTACACGAGAAGAGATGTTCTGTTCACTATCTGTGCGTTCAATGAAGTATTCTACGGTGgattgtatttttattcattcCCTCAATACGCAACTGTTGGTAAATGGTTATGCATTATTTGCTTGCCTGGCTACATTTTCAAGCAAGTAGCCAATGTCATTCAGTTGAATAGAGCTGCATTGATGCTAGCAGAGCTAGATGCAAAGGATGCCAATGAAAGAGCAAAGTCCCAATAA
- the ASK10 gene encoding ASK10 (CAGL0G03179g~Ortholog(s) have channel regulator activity and role in cellular protein catabolic process, cellular response to oxidative stress, positive regulation of glycerol transport) codes for MSEPYDQYDESNPNAIPFPSGSTSGYSTRSTSISATPGYLTPQSRTPSYAALNDDAVSIKSSDYLMDMVPDSMTLKDGASISTAKRKEFILPETDERSPYFVGVPVPVIAASAVVDNGDKSLEKSTRSKTVIGDTEGYDGQFVREYPTDMLIDRFYKWKKILKSIIAYLREVAYAQEQFARINNQLRNSVKFPFLTDLTEGSNKIIDPLSQAPKKNAPTTMAQKRKQKEEEQNAPNVDLPPVDPSEQFMPVQATDNTSASSGFLRFGSGSIQDIQVILKKYHVSLANQQFKISKEIVSTVIPKLEEIKKDLSFKIKEIKELNGDFKTNINYHIKMTGILLKKYIAACRFVDRNNYLQDVQNKLKPKHDPYLLKLQLDLQLKRQIAEENYLQEAFVNLQSSGLQLEKIIYSRIQHVLQRYSTLIDSEARLMIKNLCQELQYGILAKPPAMEWDNFVSHHPLCLLNWKSNDPVPVPRNASAVIYPNMKSPMSKCIRAGYFMMKSESKSSKSNNFQKSYFILTSTYIHQFSSSDFYKPKKGAPNQQNSIQFQFQPNIYHNYNNNSINTRKVSGNVNAVSGHNGVTVENSPFSRHSEVIPIASIPLSECRLVESSDAIFVIEGKAEYSNNLTEKVPKKQVYKSMAHAGSNTISNPLASIPGAKYGQDASTKVLHKTKLSKLVKGAKAKTLGTETSKHSKSGLEKDANKVVTNKVYTTEQVKWTFKMVAEKPTEDEVKYFNKWIIDIKNLTKFEKPKERFNFIEDRLMKSQTKSQMSVAEEGRSNQNSTSNFAGKPTYISLGVDSKSTFTPDGSVMNTPAIDDNGNLITFGQRHSVVSPHYSNNSDNSYRQSYRPTNSLPGSRNLSPLPVNSPTSVNSEGSGGGYFAIPVNKQMSHPGSNVQVSEFGSRSNVNTAGSSPNITGMGYFVPVQSTGVVPKVKVNNEEMGQNSPQPPASPYNSLRKNISTGSIPTLNNEGSRPESGNFYKNNNSSTNLVAAANGTARVQAVRKHKKNVSFSSLNSLMFSKKGSVGYGGQPINGISENSDNEDEGNSKESKIKLNQSLYS; via the coding sequence ATGTCCGAGCCTTACGACCAATACGATGAATCAAATCCAAATGCTATTCCTTTCCCAAGCGGGTCAACATCTGGATATAGCACTAGATCAACATCAATATCTGCTACTCCAGGTTATTTAACTCCACAGTCAAGGACTCCATCATACGCTGCTCTAAATGACGATGCGGTTTCCATCAAATCTTCTGACTACTTGATGGACATGGTTCCTGATTCTATGACATTAAAAGATGGTGCTTCTATCTCAACTGCAAAGAGAAAGGAGTTTATTCTACCTGAAACTGACGAAAGATCACCATACTTTGTTGGTGTACCTGTCCCCGTTATTGCAGCTTCGGCTGTAGTAGATAATGGAGATAAGAGTTTGGAAAAATCTACTAGAAGTAAAACAGTTATTGGTGATACCGAGGGTTATGATGGCCAGTTTGTACGTGAATACCCAACTGACATGTTAATTGATAGATTTTATAAATGGAaaaagattttgaagagtATCATTGCATATCTTAGAGAAGTAGCTTATGCTCAAGAACAATTTGCAAGAATTAATAACCAACTCAGAAACTCAGTTAAGTTTCCATTTTTAACTGATTTGACTGAAGGTTCcaataaaattattgacCCTCTAAGTCAAGCCccaaagaaaaatgcaCCAACCACAATGGctcaaaagagaaaacaaaaagaagagGAACAAAACGCACCAAACGTTGATCTTCCTCCTGTTGATCCTAGTGAACAATTTATGCCAGTTCAAGCTACCGACAATACATCAGCCTCTTCTGGGTTTTTAAGATTCGGATCTGGTTCTATTCAAGATATCCAAgtaattttgaaaaaataccATGTCTCACTTGCTAATCAACAATTTAAAATTTCCAAAGAAATTGTATCTACTGTTATTccaaaacttgaagaaatcaagaaagaCCTATCctttaaaattaaagaaattaagGAATTGAATGGCGATTTCAAGACCAATATCAACTACCACATAAAAATGACAGGCATCCTTCTGAAGAAGTATATTGCTGCGTGCAGATTTGTTGATAGAAACAACTATCTACAAGATGtacaaaacaaattaaaGCCCAAGCACGATCCCTATCTACTAAAACTTCAACTAGACTTACAGCTGAAAAGACAAATCGCTGAAGAAAATTATCTTCAAGAAGCGTTTGTTAATTTACAAAGCTCAGGTTTACAGTTAGAGAAAATTATATACTCTAGAATTCAGCATGTTTTACAAAGATACTCCACCTTGATCGACTCTGAGGCCAGGCTAATGATTAAAAATTTGTGTCAAGAGTTACAATATGGTATACTCGCTAAACCTCCAGCCATGGAGTGGGACAACTTTGTTTCCCATCATCCACTTTGTCTGTTGAACTGGAAGTCAAATGATCCTGTTCCTGTTCCTAGGAATGCATCGGCTGTAATCTATCCGAATATGAAATCCCCAATGTCCAAGTGTATTAGGGCCGGCTATTTTATGATGAAATCGGAATCAAAAAGCTCAAAGTCGAATAATTTCCAGAAAagttattttattttgacgTCTACatatattcatcaatttAGTTCTAGTGACTTCTACAAACCTAAGAAAGGTGCTCcaaatcaacaaaattCCATCCAATTCCAATTCCAACCCAATATCTACCACAATTACAATAACAACTCGATTAATACTAGAAAGGTATCTGGTAATGTGAATGCTGTTTCGGGTCACAATGGTGTTACAGTCGAAAATAGCCCTTTCAGTCGTCATTCGGAAGTAATTCCTATTGCGTCAATTCCTTTAAGCGAATGTAGACTTGTTGAATCTTCAGATGCAATTTTTGTTATAGAAGGTAAGGCTGAATATTCTAACAATTTAACAGAAAAAGTTCCAAAGAAGCAGGTTTATAAGAGTATGGCTCATGCAGGCTCCAATACCATTTCAAACCCTCTTGCATCTATCCCTGGCGCCAAATATGGCCAAGATGCATCTACCAAGGTGCTTCACAAAACCAAGCTGAGTAAATTGGTGAAAGGAGCAAAAGCCAAGACACTTGGAACTGAAACTAGCAAACATTCAAAATCTGGCCTGGAAAAAGATGCTAACAAAGTTGTCACCAATAAGGTCTATACTACAGAGCAGGTTAAATGGACTTTTAAGATGGTTGCGGAAAAACCAactgaagatgaagttaAATACTTTAACAAATGGATAATTGACATTAAAAATCTTACGAAATTTGAAAAGCCCAAAGAGCGCTTCAATTTTATTGAGGATAGATTGATGAAATCACAAACAAAGAGTCAAATGTCTGTTGCAGAAGAGGGCAGGAGTAATCAAAATAGTACGTCCAATTTTGCTGGAAAACCTACATATATCTCATTGGGTGTTGACTCCAAGAGTACGTTTACACCGGATGGTTCTGTGATGAATACACCTGCCATTGACGATAATGGTAACCTTATAACCTTTGGTCAAAGACATTCTGTTGTCTCACCACACTACTCTAATAACTCAGACAACTCCTACAGACAGTCATATAGACCAACAAATTCACTTCCTGGTAGTAGGAATCTTTCTCCTCTCCCAGTTAATTCACCAACTAGTGTAAATTCTGAGGGTAGTGGTGGTGGTTATTTTGCTATTCCAGTGAATAAGCAAATGTCACACCCAGGATCTAATGTTCAAGTCAGTGAGTTTGGAAGTCGAAGTAATGTGAACACAGCTGGTAGTTCTCCTAATATAACTGGTATGGGATACTTTGTTCCGGTGCAAAGCACTGGTGTTGTTCCAAAGGTTAAAGtaaataatgaagaaatgGGACAGAATAGCCCACAGCCTCCAGCCTCACCATATAATAGTTtgagaaaaaatattagtaCTGGTAGTATTCCTACTCTTAACAATGAAGGAAGTAGACCTGAAAGTGGTAATTTTTacaagaataataatagcTCCACTAATCTAGTTGCAGCCGCTAACGGGACAGCAAGGGTTCAAGCTGTAAGgaaacataaaaaaaatgtctCTTTCAGCTCTTTAAATAGTTTGATGTTTTCAAAGAAAGGTAGCGTTGGTTATGGTGGTCAACCAATCAATGGTATAAGCGAAAACAGCGATAATGAGGATGAGGGTAACTCGAAGGAAAGTAAAATCAAGTTAAATCAATCACTATATTCATGA
- a CDS encoding flavin reductase family protein (CAGL0G03201g~Ortholog(s) have mitochondrion localization): MFPFVRLGVVRCLPLQHLVTKRCLSYGGKHVVTQQKFKESMAKVANQAMVLTAASPVGTSHELFHGLTISSMTSLALKPHPMIQFNLQLPSATSDTLHQNRYFAIHLLNPTNESIDIIRNFSKGALQGINRTMPFKDLEMNEHYMIHKIGNKTNYDLPILKEAQLAIICKKKNVFRVGDHEIWVGVVEDTIVMNDDTNGGVLYCNRNFHKLGSHI, translated from the coding sequence ATGTTTCCATTCGTTAGGCTCGGAGTGGTTAGGTGTCTGCCTCTGCAACATTTAGTTACAAAAAGATGCTTATCTTATGGTGGTAAGCATGTCGTGACACAGCAAAAGTTTAAAGAATCAATGGCCAAAGTTGCAAATCAAGCCATGGTTTTGACAGCAGCATCTCCGGTAGGTACATCTCATGAATTATTTCATGGCCTAACTATCTCTTCGATGACTTCATTGGCATTAAAGCCACATCCGATGATACAATTTAACTTACAACTTCCATCAGCAACATCAGATACGTTGCATCAGAATAGGTATTTTGCTATCCATTTATTAAACCCAACCAATGAGTCAATAGATATTATAAGAAATTTTAGTAAAGGTGCCTTACAAGGTATAAATCGTACAATGCCGTTTAAGGATCTTGAAATGAACGAACATTATATGATACACAAAATAGGCAATAAAACTAATTATGATTTACCAATCTTAAAGGAAGCGCAACTGGCTATCATCtgcaagaagaaaaatgtgTTTAGAGTTGGTGACCATGAAATTTGGGTAGGTGTGGTGGAAGACACAATAGTAATGAATGATGATACAAATGGTGGTGTCCTATACTGTAACAGAAATTTCCATAAATTAGGTAGTCATATTTGA